In the genome of Bombus affinis isolate iyBomAffi1 chromosome 7, iyBomAffi1.2, whole genome shotgun sequence, one region contains:
- the LOC126918296 gene encoding SET domain-containing protein SmydA-8-like yields the protein MESQTEGICPICNQRATLKCNSCKQQFYCKKEHQRQDWPRHRSNCQAWEIRESCELGRYLVASRDLNPGDVILSESPLVWGPALHSDQRVCVGCGKQCYSSDTRCTKCLWPACDTNCSGLTDKNRHGLECSFLIKARIIPRCDVLLVIRMLILWRKKLKHWYSIEKLQSHQDSRGQGTNAYEETMNIYHHIERLLPDNPSSKDIVHKICGLIDVNALETIPPEGCVAIYETACLLEHSCLANTRHSFKIDDKGRPRITVIAVCPIQKWDHLSTMYTHALWSTRARRAHLSETKYFSCHCKRCADPTELGTHLGTLKCPHDNDFILPKDPLNFDSQWGCNSCPGTLTASEVMQFVGKLEEDVDEIMYQANKNKLVDLLSRLTTLLHPGHQLCTSVSHSLIQLLPASDPKKPELCKRIIKTTKTLDPYGARLALYTAVALRELSTCPGENREGLLSEAISLLQFEPENSPGEKLRTLMESEL from the exons ATGGAATCGCAAACGGAAGGCATCTGCCCGATCTGTAATCAACGTGCAACGCTGAAATGTAACAGTTGCAAGCAGCAATTTTATTGCAAAAAGGAACATCAGCGACAGGACTGGCCTAGGCACAGGTCAAATTGTCAAGCATGGGAGATTCGCGAGAGCTGCGAACTCGGACGGTATTTAGTGGCATCAAGAGATTTAAATCCGGGCGACGTAATCCTATCAGAGTCACCTTTGGTTTGGGGACCGGCATTACATTCAGATCAAAGAGTTTGCGTTGGTTGCGGGAAACAATGCTATAGTAGCGATACAAGATGCACGAAATGCCTTTGGCCGGCGTGTGATACAAATTGTTCTGGTCTTACTGATAAAAATAGGCACGGTCTGGAATGTTCTTTTCTTATAAAAGCAAGAATCATTCCTAG GTGCGATGTTCTCTTAGTAATACGTATGTTAATATTATGGCGCAAGAAATTGAAACATTGGTATTCTATAGAAAAGTTACAAAGTCACCAAGATTCTCGTGGTCAAGGAACGAACGCATATGAGGAAACGATGAACATATATCACCATATCGAACGTCTTTTACCAGACAATCCCTCCAGCAAAGATATCGTGCACAAAATTTGTGGCTTAATAGACGTTAACGCGTTGGAGACTATACCACCTGAGGGCTGCGTTGCGATTTATGAAACAGCATGTCTTTTAGAGCATTCTTGTTTGGCTAATACGAGACACAGCTTTAAAATCGACGATAAGGGTAGACCTCGAATCACGGTCATAGCTGTTTGTCCTATACAGAa gtgggACCATTTAAGCACAATGTATACACATGCACTTTGGTCAACGAGGGCGCGAAGAGCTCATCTTTCggaaacgaaatatttttcttgcCATTGCAAGCGATGTGCCGATCCAACAGAATTGGGCACGCATCTTGGAACCTTAAAATGTCCTCACGACAACGATTTTATTTTACCTAAGGATCCATTAAACTTTGATTCGCAATGGGGATGTAATTCGTGTCCTGGAACTCTGACTGCATCGGAAGTGATGCAGTTTGTTGGAAAATTGGAAGAGGATGTTGATGAAATTATGTATCAAGCAAACAAGAATAAATTGGTCGATCTTCTGTCACG GCTCACTACGTTATTGCATCCTGGACATCAATTGTGTACAAGCGTCAGTCATTCATTGATTCAGCTATTGCCTGCGAGCGATCCGAAAAAGCCTGAATTATGCAAACGTATCATAAAAACCACCAAAACATTAGATCCTTATGGTGCAAGATTAGCATTGTACACTGCGGTCGCATTGAGAGAATTGTCTACTTGTCCAGGAGAAAATAGAGAAGGCCTTCTGTCAGAAGCAATATCGTTATTGCAATTTGAACCAGAGAATTCGCCTGGTGAAAAGCTTCGAACGTTAATGGAATCAGAGTTATGA
- the LOC126918294 gene encoding protein NDNF: protein MRHAQPLGFFLLVFVSVYARRATGCAFCETLSQQQLQLRQLQQLSQQQPHQQQGYKTIGSPRPFGAEKPTRVQEFNRTGVLHPEYQIPATLRPGNVSQFYYLSPREGPPLTLLVSPCSGPISWTVSYVEPPENIEETEGAKFQTRWPVKSLKPGSPLFTYEGAEDQNFTISKTRAGLYWFEIKSVNPPGASLQNLTPSTVLLYATSSSLSHIPELYANEMENRHRSLRFQQRRSKRRLTISWNKSNIDPHLSHYCLAVTSGSQVHPLTLCAAQNVLRVYQHSTKGSSSSKEQQHRGIPEGLHCVRQTKLTLHRMKYDTTYNVTLYVVNTRNNVSNRIATDTIKFRKTPELRLRTGHYTTANLRKTDGFISFHYRPPGNTSSTFHILPCGGGIVRAKLSGPGILREKEVVGYASLRVPPLTSGKTYTLRISATPQELVRVSAIKVLATQQSSAIYPQIPSKSAPREYRSLRTCHEVTVGVESAGSAKYCILVRELKSSSSLASMTTIPDQCGLHRRRRSEYTFEVCEEKQSPSKDRALPFTLKRLQPGKSYLLQITAQLKGQSLSYPLLTVRTRRSCLP from the exons ATGCGTCACGCGCAACCACTCGGCTTCTTCCTTCTCGTATTTGTGTCAGTGTACGCGCGCCGTGCCACCGGTTGCGCTTTCTGCGAAACACTGTCCCAGCAACAGCTACAGCTGCGCCAGCTACAACAGTTGTCGCAGCAACAACCGCACCAGCAACAAGGGTACAAAACGATCGGTAGCCCGAGGCCTTTCGGTGCCGAGAAACCGACCAGGGTGCAGGAGTTCAACAGGACTGGCGTGCTGCACCCCGAGTACCAGATACCAGCTACGCTTCGCCCCGGTAACGTATCTCA GTTCTATTACCTGAGTCCACGTGAAGGACCACCTCTCACGTTACTCGTTAGCCCATGTAGCGGGCCGATATCATGGACGGTCAGTTACGTCGAGCCACCGGAGAACATTGAAGAAACGGAAGGAGCAAAAT TTCAAACCCGATGGCCAGTGAAGAGTTTGAAACCAGGCTCCCCTCTTTTCACGTACGAGGGTGCAGAGGATCAGAATTTTACGATATCAAAGACACGCGCTGGTCTTTATTGGTTCGAAATTAAATCCGTGAACCCTCCTGGTGCCAGTTTACAAAATTTAACACCGAGCACGGTGCTGCTGTACGCCACATCAAGCAGTTTGAGCCATATCCCGGAATTGTATGCAAACGAAATGGAAAATCGTCACCGCTCGTTAAGATTTCAACAACGAAGAAGCAAACGTCGGCTTACGATATCCTGGAATAAAAG CAACATAGATCCCCACCTCTCGCATTACTGTTTAGCCGTGACATCAGGGTCTCAGGTTCACCCCTTGACCCTTTGCGCCGCGCAAAATGTTCTACGCGTTTACCAGCATTCGACGAAAGGGAGTTCCTCTTCTAAGGAACAGCAACATCGCGGCATTCCGGAAGGACTTCACTGCGTGCGTCAAACAAAATTGACGCTTCACAGGATGAAGTACGATACTACGTACAATGTTACCTTATACGTG GTAAATACGCGAAATAATGTGTCAAATCGAATAGCGACTGACACGATCAAATTTCGCAAGACACCGGAATTAAGACTACGCACTGGACATTATACCACAGCTAATTTGCGCAAAACCGATGGATTCATCAGCTTCCATTATCGTCCTCCGGGAAATACTTCCAGCACCTTTCATATTCTTCCTTGCGGCGGTGGCATCGTTAGAGCAAAATTAAGTGGTCCAGGAATTTTAAGG GAAAAGGAGGTAGTAGGATATGCATCGTTAAGAGTACCACCTTTAACATCAGGAAAGACGTACACATTACGGATATCCGCTACACCACAGGAATTAGTACGAGTATCTGCCATTAAAGTACTAGCCACCCAACAATCATCCGCGATATATCCACAG ATACCATCTAAAAGTGCGCCACGGGAGTACAGATCCTTAAGAACTTGCCACGAGGTGACAGTAGGGGTAGAGTCGGCAGGTTCTGCTAAGTATTGCATCCTCGTACGAGAATTAAAGAGCAGTTCGTCATTGGCCAGCATGACAACAATTCCAGACCAATGCGGTCTTCATCGTCGACGACGTTCCGAGTATACATTCGAGGTCTGCGAAGAGAAACAGAGTCCATCGAAAGATCGAGCGCTTCCGTTTACCCTTAAAAGATTACAGCCAGGGAAATCTTATCTCTTACAAATTACGGCTCAATTAAAGGGACAATCCTTGTCCTATCCGTTGTTGACTGTACGCACTCGACGTTCTTGTCTACCTTGA